From one Enterobacter kobei genomic stretch:
- a CDS encoding FAD-dependent oxidoreductase, with amino-acid sequence MKIFPQRDARTFPTVQLKTDLLVAGGGLAGLCAALAAARDGLQVVLIQDRPVLGGNASSEVRLWANGATSHMGNNNRWSREGGIMGEILEENLWRNKEGNPVMFDLVLLDLAKSQPGLTLLLNTAVFDVVAHQQCIHQVKAFNPINETFYEVAASQFCDATGDGVLGYLAGAEYREGAEEMAELGEKMAPGDNFGHKLGHSIYFYTKQTDGPVQFVPPSFALPDITAIPRYKRLTSTLNGCDLWWLEWGGRLDTVHESEAIKWELWKIVWGVWDHIKNSGQFPEAANMTIEWVGAIPGKRESRRFVGDHLLCQQDIIEQRDHYDAVAYGGWSIDLHPADGVYSTHDGCRQFHSKGTYTIPYRSLYSRSLDNLFLTGRLISATHVAFGSARVMCTCGVLGEVVGRAAALCHQQGFTPRQLADRDNIGVLQQHLQATGCYIPRQQLTDPAAGASVIASSEYLLSQLPPSGAWQSLSASMALLLPVKAGASLPELTFILRASQRRTVNVTLMGSARSGNFTPELHYDQCVLHVADEGEHRCAFSWQSDRDQYVFVAFEAHDDVEIALTNMALPGVMTVFNSLNARVAKQTRQVADGDYGVDEFDFWLPRRRPHQVMPALQLDPPLRCFSPDNLLNGRLRPEQYSNAWVPDAQDAAPQVTWQWPAPHAFRHLTLVQDHDFDNAMETVQMGHHQAVTPHCITHYRLWADERLIAEVHNNHRSVCEHHFETPQTALRLRLEIVATAGALPAVYSLNVR; translated from the coding sequence ATGAAAATCTTTCCCCAGCGCGATGCGAGAACCTTCCCTACGGTGCAGCTGAAAACCGACCTGCTGGTGGCCGGAGGCGGACTTGCCGGACTCTGCGCAGCGCTGGCCGCAGCGCGGGACGGACTACAGGTGGTACTGATCCAGGACAGACCGGTGCTGGGGGGCAATGCGTCCAGTGAAGTACGGTTGTGGGCCAACGGTGCCACCTCGCACATGGGCAACAATAACCGCTGGTCACGGGAAGGCGGCATCATGGGCGAGATCCTCGAAGAGAACCTCTGGCGCAACAAAGAGGGCAATCCGGTGATGTTCGATCTGGTGCTGCTGGATCTGGCGAAAAGCCAGCCCGGGCTGACGCTGCTGCTGAACACTGCGGTGTTTGACGTGGTGGCGCATCAGCAGTGCATTCACCAGGTTAAAGCCTTTAACCCCATCAACGAGACCTTTTATGAGGTCGCCGCCAGCCAGTTTTGCGATGCCACCGGTGATGGCGTGCTGGGCTATCTGGCGGGCGCGGAGTACCGCGAAGGCGCTGAAGAGATGGCAGAGCTGGGGGAGAAAATGGCGCCCGGCGATAACTTCGGCCACAAGCTCGGACACTCGATCTATTTCTATACCAAACAGACTGACGGCCCGGTGCAGTTTGTTCCGCCCTCGTTCGCGCTGCCTGACATCACCGCCATCCCGCGCTATAAGCGGCTGACCTCGACGTTAAACGGCTGCGATCTGTGGTGGCTGGAATGGGGAGGACGACTCGACACCGTGCACGAAAGCGAAGCCATCAAATGGGAGCTGTGGAAAATCGTCTGGGGCGTCTGGGATCATATAAAAAACTCCGGCCAGTTCCCGGAAGCCGCCAACATGACCATTGAGTGGGTGGGCGCTATTCCCGGCAAACGCGAAAGCCGTCGCTTTGTGGGCGACCATCTGCTGTGCCAGCAGGACATCATTGAACAGCGCGACCACTACGACGCCGTGGCCTACGGCGGCTGGTCGATTGATTTGCATCCGGCTGACGGGGTATACAGTACCCACGACGGCTGCCGGCAGTTTCACAGTAAAGGCACCTATACCATTCCTTATCGCAGCCTTTACAGCCGCTCGCTGGATAACCTGTTCTTAACGGGACGCCTGATTTCCGCCACCCACGTCGCCTTTGGCAGCGCCCGCGTGATGTGTACCTGCGGAGTGCTGGGCGAAGTGGTGGGCCGCGCCGCCGCGCTGTGCCATCAGCAGGGCTTCACCCCGCGCCAGCTTGCCGATCGCGACAATATTGGCGTGCTCCAGCAGCATTTGCAGGCCACCGGCTGTTACATCCCACGCCAACAGTTGACCGACCCGGCGGCGGGTGCCAGCGTCATCGCCAGCAGCGAATACCTGCTCAGTCAGTTGCCGCCCAGCGGTGCGTGGCAGTCGCTCTCTGCCAGCATGGCACTGCTGCTGCCGGTTAAAGCCGGCGCGTCGTTGCCGGAGCTCACTTTTATTCTGCGCGCCAGCCAGCGCAGGACGGTGAATGTGACGTTGATGGGCAGCGCCCGTTCAGGCAACTTCACGCCGGAACTCCATTATGACCAGTGCGTGCTGCATGTCGCCGACGAGGGCGAGCACCGCTGCGCTTTCAGCTGGCAGAGCGATCGCGATCAGTATGTTTTCGTCGCCTTCGAGGCGCATGACGACGTAGAGATCGCGCTCACCAATATGGCATTGCCGGGGGTGATGACCGTCTTTAACAGCCTGAATGCCCGCGTCGCGAAGCAGACCCGCCAGGTCGCCGACGGTGATTACGGCGTCGATGAGTTTGACTTCTGGCTGCCGCGCCGCCGCCCGCATCAGGTGATGCCCGCCCTGCAACTCGATCCGCCGCTGCGCTGTTTCAGCCCGGATAACCTGCTTAACGGGCGACTGCGCCCGGAGCAATACAGCAACGCCTGGGTGCCCGACGCGCAGGACGCTGCCCCGCAGGTGACGTGGCAGTGGCCCGCGCCGCACGCGTTCCGGCACCTGACGCTGGTGCAGGATCACGATTTTGATAACGCTATGGAAACGGTGCAGATGGGTCATCACCAGGCCGTGACGCCACACTGCATCACCCATTATCGTCTGTGGGCCGATGAGCGGCTGATTGCTGAGGTGCACAATAATCACCGCTCTGTCTGCGAACACCATTTTGAGACGCCGCAAACCGCCCTGCGACTGCGCCTGGAGATCGTCGCCACCGCCGGTGCGCTGCCTGCCGTTTACTCCCTTAACGTGCGCTGA